The nucleotide sequence TTCTCGTACAATCGATACTTTTCGTATTTCTGTTACTTCGTTGATCGCATTAATTGAacgaattaatttattaacaatcaATGAATAATTTCACCTGTCTCAACTAACACGCGTTTATATCGTTGAAGTCCTTTCTTGAATATTCAAGAAATTTCTAGTCATTAAATCTTCAGCGACTTCCTTTAGACAAAAACAATGCAAGTttctaaattagaaaacaaaacagcttACTACAAaagttattctttattttgtGAGAAATAAAGAAGTTTAGCATACAATTACTACGAATCTTTTATGTTCTCTGGGTTATCTTCCTTTTCTAATCGTATTTAAGATCTAGGAACATTCTATCTACTACATAAACCAAAGTGTGTATGTATGTCATttgatatttgtttcttataactttacATATTTCTTGATATATCAGCACCAGATTTCGTACGGGATGGCCTGAGTGGGTTTCGACCaccattaaattttatattaatagaattcttgaaaacactatgtttttgttttcagtgttgGTACATTTTTACAGCAATTTTTATGTGTAGTAAACAAAATAGAAGCACAATTTCCAATATTCTGTTATAAACGGGTTTTTTAACCTGTCCTTTGGGTATTCCAGTTAGTTCCTTATAAAAACAGTATGAAGGTAAACGCATGTCAGTAGAATATACTCAATGAGCACAGAAGAGGAAATAAGATCAGATTTAGTTGTGgagcaacaacaaatataaaaaattagtcCATCTTTGTAATCTTAAATTTTCATACATTAATTACCTTATCAATTCTATCATACAACGTTTAAAAATGCGCATGTTTTGTATACAAATAGAGAAAGCAGGAGGCTGTTTTCTGTTATTAACACGTAAGTTAAAGAATCGTCAGTGTTTGTTGTCCATGTAAAACTGATGTATGTGTCccaataaaatatgaagttcgTATCACTATGGAAGAGTGTATTCATGTGTGTATTAATACAAAGATTTTGCAGTCTCTGACTTGAAACAGTTTAGGTACAACCCAGGATGTGGGACAGGTATTTAATTTCATGTGCATAGCGTTAAGAAAAATCGTATGTATCCCCACTTCCTAAAAAATATTTTCGGGATGATGCCGCGTAAGCACGTGAAGGTGTAGCTACCGTATGTTTAAACTGATTTAATGTAATCTACACATATTTTTACAGTTCTCATAGGCCACTTGAAGAAACAGTGAGCGaaatattgaaatgtttgtaacattttgttattCACACGTTCTTTTAACATTAATGTCATAGAACTAGTAATTTTAACAGCAAACACCCTGAAACGTTCACTTTCTAACTCACCATATATGCTCAAAGATGAGAAAATTTCTAGATTCtcttaaaatttgataaactCGAACTTTCttcttatttactttttataaaaattacgTTTTTGAACTTTgtagtgtgtatatgtatatatatatttaagaatgtaAGGATTCTCAATACAAGGAGATATTAAGGACAAAAACATATACGTGCCAAATGCGTGATAAACTTACATGTAACTTCATCCTTATAATTTACTTTGATTTAAAACTTCAGTATATATACTATTGTTTAGAAGCTACATAAATTAACTTCCAAAAACGCTCCTCCAACCTCTCACTACTATACGTTATTGTATGGGTGATTCCTTGCTCTTGTATTGTGATTGTGGttgaatagaaataataaaacatttaaaatgtcaaacacataaaaacttaagcacattaaatatttacattaaattattactgtattattgtaaataaaatgaaattatttatacattatccacagttttattaatagtttgaatATTACCTATTTCAACATATTCTTTGTGTTTATGATTTACAGgtgacaattttaataaaaaccatACTTGGATGTGATAATTGTGTTTATGATTTATAGGTGGCAGCTCTAATAAAAAACCACATTTGGATATTAAACCTTGGCTTCAAAATCTTGAACTCTTTGAATATATCGAGATTTTCTGCAAGTTCAAAGGAGTTGAGGTTAGGCAGATTGTAATTATAGtcgaatattttaagtttttgtttataaaacgcTTTCTAtgtattatgttattaaaaaaaaacacttcagttTGGCAGCGAAGATTATCTCATTTgataatacatttaattatttataagatttaaatttAAGTAATGACCAAATTTAGAATTGaagcaagaaaaaaaagtttaactgaAAACAATGACTATAAGTAAACAAAGAGATCTTTCTCTAAAACATTTCCTCTATTGAAATACTCTGAAACAAtggctataaataaataaataaatctttctataaaacatttcCTGCATTGAAATACCCTGAAACAATGACTGTAAGTAAAAAAGGAGATCTTACTGTAAAACATTTCCTGTTTTGAAATACCCTGAAACAATAGCAATAAGTAAATAAACCTTTCTGTAAAACATTTCCTATATTGAAATATGAAACAATGACTGTAAGTAAACAAATGATCTTCCTGCAAAACATTCTCCTTTGAAATACCTGAACAATGactgtaagtaaaaaaaatctttctGTAAAACAATGCCTGTTGAAATACCGTGATACAATGACTGTAAGTCATCAAAGAGATCTTCCTGTGAAACATTTCCTGCATTGAAATACCCTGAAACAATGACTGCAAGTAAAGAAAAAGatatttctgtaaaacattttctgtattgAAATACCCTGATACAATGACTGTAAGTCATCAAAGAGATCTTCCTGTGAAACATTTCCTGTATTGAAATACCCTGAAACAATGGCTATAAGTAGAGAAAGAAAGTGTCCTGTGGAATATTTTCTGTGTTGTATCTGAAACTATTCACAACAGTCAATCTCCTACAGCCTTTTTGAGCATCGCGACATATCCTTAACACAAGAACCAGATAGAAATACACTTTAACTTATATTTCTCACAGTTTCTCCCAACATATCTATATGTATACTAACACGTCAACTAGAttttaatacctttgaaattTTATCAAATACAGCTTTTCTAAACATGTATGTATAtcagtaatattttcttttatttatgatCAAATTAACAGTTCCATAATTTCTGATCAAAATACATAggttttaaacataatttcattaGTTATGTCTCGAAAttcttacaataatatataaaggAATCAAAATACCCTTATGTTTAAATGTCATTTAATGATATAATTAGTCTAAACACGGATTAAGTTTAGTATATGTATTATCATATAGATGAAACATACAAATTTATTGACGTAAGAATTGATTTagtttaaaatgcatatttacaaaaacaaaggtgttcaattttttaatttatcagtaaATTAGTGTAAACAATGAATAATAGTTTGCAATGAGAATTAAGTTTCGAAACAAGTTTAGAAtgagaaagttattatttctCTTATCTGTTCCTATCGTTAGTTTTGTCATGAatataaatatcttgtttaaGTAAACTCTAtctgttataaattttcaaaggataaaagtttcattttctcTCGATCAGTCCGATATCGTAGTTTTTTATACGATTTAAGCTTTatcatctttaaaataatattataaatgttaatagcAAAACGCACCCATATATTCTCAattattaagtaattaaactAGAAGATGTACACACCGTTGAAACTAATATGGTatttacatttagaaattaattaattctggGATGTAAATTGTTTTAGGACGTTATATACATGTCAGAAAGAGACTTGAAAGAAATTGGAGTGAAAAATGGAGCACACCGCGCCAAGATCTCATCATCTCTTATCTTACTGcgagaaaaatatgaaataaaagtaagttacatatttaatattagcGTGTGGGTGTATCTGCTTCTAATAGCAAAagaacatcgggctatctgttatgtccacTAAGGGAAATTGAACtgctcattttagcgttgtaaatccatagatataCCGCTGTTCCAGCTGGGGCCtaatattaaaagtttcatacagattataaaatattttcatgtcttCTTTTTGTTTTGCGTAGTTTTGCGTTGAGTGAAAGAATAAACACAATGAACTGGTTATTGTGGTAAAGTAAGTGCTCactgttatatatacaacagtttagaaaaataaattttaataaaagctcacgatataaaaacacaaattcagaattatacatatgtaataattaATGAAGAATTGAATCAAACACAAGCTCGCGATTGAAAACCTAAACGCATATACAGTAATTTACCAGAAATGAGTTAAAATGTAAgcttactataaaaaaaaaagacatatttatTAGATGTCCAGAAACAAATGCCGAATtctcacaataacatttagaagctgaatattgagtaacttatcaatGGAtagttggtttaatccaacgtttgttgtttacaaggtgtcttaactgtctgctgtttcaactgtACTCaaagtaagtttcgcaacccccaGAACAGCATGAACAATAAGGACTTTCGTCTCATTTTCCTCTACggcttcaaacttggacgaaaaactaccgaaactacacggaacatcaaccaggcattcagccatggatctgtCACTGAACGTACAGGTTTCGACATGAAGGCGAAAGTCACCACGAAAATTGTGGAGGGAAgccattcttagatgaaaacacattaagggaagaaGTTGAAACAGACCCGCACAActgtacgtgagcttgcagaaaagctaggcacaagcattGCCAACTAcctgagtgtgattggaaagacgaaaaagttaaGTGaattccgcatgagctgactgaagatcaacaaaatcggcgttatgagacctgtcaaggatgatgctccaaaaattgaacgaattgggaatcgagg is from Tachypleus tridentatus isolate NWPU-2018 chromosome 2, ASM421037v1, whole genome shotgun sequence and encodes:
- the LOC143245531 gene encoding ephrin type-A receptor 2-like, whose translation is MTTQRGLTELSSGSSNKKPHLDIKPWLQNLELFEYIEIFCKFKGVEDVIYMSERDLKEIGVKNGAHRAKISSSLILLREKYEIKAASEKAFGSSLTIGTLISASGA